The proteins below are encoded in one region of Candidatus Gracilibacteria bacterium:
- a CDS encoding peptidoglycan bridge formation glycyltransferase FemA/FemB family protein has product MNHTKNHISGSFWQSEGWKNILTTSGQALRVEQFSHKDQVIYIEFRSIGLGQVGAFSLGVHSSLADEGFYHDGCTLAKKYKAIFWQIEYCDAEMVRNIPGKSSTPYKYFLEPYTRVLDLTQDENMILSQMHEKGRYNIRLAEKRGVKVQWVESHSENIAIWMSLLADTTSRDGFAHNSQKYYESFLACPEARLAFAFYEEKVIAAGIFVYHGTDAIYYYGASSSDKEVRKHMAPYLLQWFAILEGKKHGCIQYDFLGIAKPGEIDGHLAGVTSFKEKFGGEIKELGPKFLIPLSLKYHFFILARKIKNRSL; this is encoded by the coding sequence ATGAATCATACGAAAAATCATATTTCATGAAGTTTTTGGCAATCAGAATGATGGAAGAATATTCTCACTACGTCCGGACAAGCACTTCGTGTAGAGCAATTTTCTCATAAAGATCAAGTGATATATATAGAATTTCGTTCTATTGGACTTGGACAGGTTGGGGCTTTTTCTCTTGGTGTTCATTCTTCACTTGCGGATGAGTGATTTTATCATGATTGATGTACTCTGGCGAAGAAATATAAGGCAATATTTTGGCAAATTGAGTATTGCGATGCAGAAATGGTGAGAAATATTCCAGGGAAATCGAGCACTCCGTATAAGTATTTTCTTGAGCCATATACACGAGTACTTGATCTTACACAAGATGAAAATATGATTCTTTCCCAGATGCATGAGAAGGGAAGGTATAATATCCGTCTTGCTGAGAAACGGTGAGTGAAGGTGCAATGGGTAGAATCTCATTCTGAGAATATTGCTATCTGGATGAGTCTTCTCGCTGATACAACTTCTCGTGATGGATTTGCTCATAATAGTCAGAAATATTATGAATCATTCTTGGCTTGTCCCGAAGCTCGACTTGCTTTTGCTTTTTATGAAGAAAAAGTCATTGCCGCAGGGATTTTTGTCTATCATTGAACTGACGCTATCTATTACTACGGAGCATCCAGTTCTGACAAGGAGGTTCGAAAACATATGGCTCCATATTTGCTTCAATGGTTTGCTATTTTGGAATGAAAAAAACATTGATGTATACAATATGATTTTCTCGGAATTGCAAAACCTGGAGAGATAGATGGTCATCTGGCTTGAGTGACTTCTTTCAAGGAAAAATTCTGAGGAGAAATCAAAGAATTGGGTCCAAAATTTCTGATCCCACTTTCTCTAAAATATCATTTTTTTATTCTGGCTCGAAAAATAAAAAATAGAAGTTTATAG
- a CDS encoding STAS domain-containing protein, which produces MLTQLEVKKSSTNTGVRVFSFHGELDETNVDTTFPGIIGEIGDFNKTRILFNLAELSYLNSKSIGYIADIAQRSEDGDGKFALCCLTDEVRDTLDLVGITNIIPVYETEDTALIELSK; this is translated from the coding sequence ATGCTTACGCAGCTCGAAGTAAAGAAATCCAGTACCAACACTGGTGTTCGTGTTTTCTCATTTCATGGTGAACTCGACGAAACAAATGTTGATACGACTTTTCCTGGCATTATTGGAGAAATCGGAGACTTCAATAAAACACGTATTCTTTTCAATCTCGCAGAACTCTCTTATCTCAATAGTAAATCTATCGGATATATTGCCGATATTGCACAGCGCAGTGAAGATGGTGATGGAAAGTTTGCTCTCTGTTGTCTCACGGATGAAGTCCGTGACACACTCGATCTCGTCGGAATCACGAATATTATTCCCGTATATGAGACGGAAGATACTGCCCTTATCGAACTTTCGAAATAG
- a CDS encoding phage tail tip lysozyme, which produces MAIFYRQDIEKPAPAEKPDTLKETTQARLDALQKELEGEKDIERKRRIREEILSIKREFNRTKRYTDIMNMKPAEGKNSLDTISAANLMRIDKESKLRRGEFLSKSFLYKRTIDKEGNIFEEPSDGKNLKEGDILFVDFGKNKSANNRIGLGNMLSADIGYVKVGERIGVRAIINGRVGYYTKPSPDGYIPVFTSDTVIFPTASDISVFEKQKDANLQRNSSQEESDKANDLYIEQLSRIPDHRGIELNIITKESYDFWKSKGFSHEQACGIVANEYRESSANPKATNGIAVGIFQWEGPRKDSIEKKYGRNIVDMSHLEQLEIAWWEMNNTESRVLEPLRNTTTAQEAGAIFSRVFERPRDEQGEMNVRGELAELFASQIEGKGVSPIAILGSNKETIEHSLVNTSFFGNTVKLHKAIIGALQNAESEIKNESSLKDYKIYRVDGYNWRNMRGKGILSNHALGIALDINPEENMGDFGNGNTDIPQKFVDIMKKNGFVWGGDWKNPYDPMHFEYSKPGLLTQALNNSDNIA; this is translated from the coding sequence ATGGCAATATTTTATCGACAAGACATAGAAAAACCTGCACCAGCAGAAAAGCCTGATACACTCAAGGAAACAACTCAAGCACGACTTGATGCTCTGCAGAAAGAACTCGAATGAGAAAAAGATATTGAAAGAAAACGTCGCATCCGTGAGGAAATCCTCTCTATAAAGAGAGAATTTAATCGTACAAAACGATACACTGATATAATGAACATGAAGCCTGCTGAAGGAAAAAATAGTCTTGATACTATATCTGCAGCCAATCTCATGCGTATTGATAAAGAATCCAAGCTTCGTCGCGGAGAATTCCTCTCGAAGTCATTTCTCTACAAACGAACGATAGATAAAGAAGGAAATATTTTTGAGGAACCCAGTGATGGAAAAAATCTCAAAGAATGAGATATTCTTTTTGTGGATTTCGGAAAGAATAAGAGTGCCAATAATCGTATTGGACTCTGAAATATGCTCTCTGCTGATATTGGATATGTAAAAGTCGGTGAGAGAATCGGAGTGCGCGCTATCATAAACTGACGGGTTGGGTACTATACAAAACCATCACCAGATGGTTATATTCCTGTATTTACCAGTGACACTGTCATTTTCCCAACAGCAAGTGATATCTCAGTATTTGAGAAACAAAAAGACGCTAATCTCCAAAGAAACTCAAGCCAAGAAGAGAGTGATAAGGCAAATGACTTATATATAGAGCAACTCTCAAGAATACCAGATCATAGATGAATTGAATTAAATATAATTACGAAAGAATCATACGATTTCTGGAAATCTAAATGATTCAGTCACGAACAAGCATGTGGAATAGTTGCAAATGAATATAGAGAAAGTTCTGCGAATCCAAAAGCAACAAATGGAATTGCTGTAGGTATCTTTCAGTGGGAATGACCAAGAAAAGATTCTATAGAAAAGAAATATTGAAGGAATATTGTAGATATGTCGCATCTGGAACAACTTGAAATTGCATGGTGGGAAATGAACAATACAGAATCAAGAGTTCTTGAACCACTAAGGAATACAACAACCGCACAAGAAGCTGGAGCAATATTTTCACGAGTTTTTGAAAGACCAAGAGATGAGCAGTGAGAAATGAATGTACGATGAGAACTCGCAGAGTTGTTTGCAAGCCAAATAGAATGAAAGTGAGTTTCACCTATCGCAATACTATGATCCAATAAGGAAACAATAGAACACTCTCTCGTAAATACTTCATTCTTCTGAAATACTGTCAAGTTACACAAAGCTATAATCTGAGCATTACAAAACGCTGAAAGTGAGATAAAGAATGAATCATCATTAAAAGACTATAAAATATATAGAGTAGATGGTTACAATTGGAGAAATATGCGAGGGAAATGAATACTAAGTAATCATGCTCTTTGAATAGCCCTTGATATCAACCCTGAAGAGAATATGTGAGATTTTTGAAATGGAAACACAGATATTCCTCAAAAATTTGTCGATATTATGAAGAAAAATGGTTTTGTATGGTGAGGTGACTGGAAAAATCCATATGATCCTATGCATTTTGAATATTCCAAACCCGGACTTCTTACACAAGCTCTAAATAATAGCGATAATATTGCTTAA
- a CDS encoding 5'-3' exonuclease H3TH domain-containing protein, whose protein sequence is MKTLFIIDAYNLIYRMFYAIPEMHTRDGRVVNAIFGVAKFLKSLSDEHPHDSIVVATDVGQSFRATEYSEYKAQRDRMPDNLRSQIDGVFALFQAAGIQILSQEGYEADDLIGSIVTERSNGWTDYQFVIISSDKDLCQFVQDGHVHIYDAMKQKFMKEKDVTEKFGVPTSQVRDYLAIVGDSSDNIPGIAGFGPKKATDLLQKYGTLEGIYENMGDLTPKMQEILRDQKENAFLSQKLATIIRDIKITLKLTEADTLVSHVSRSSYIELLQEYQFRSLLPRGQEIVQKVLTKKEANVIKNLADIEKLQNLLGQKEVCTLAIDGDILGISLDGEIYTIDSHVVDIVDFITWLLGSEVEIRGYNLKEEYKKLLSIQKPLQRVSEGQRKLF, encoded by the coding sequence ATGAAAACTCTCTTCATTATCGATGCCTACAATCTCATCTATCGGATGTTCTATGCGATTCCAGAAATGCATACGCGCGATGGAAGAGTGGTGAATGCGATTTTCTGAGTGGCAAAATTCCTGAAGTCTCTCTCAGATGAGCATCCGCATGATTCTATCGTCGTTGCGACTGATGTGGGACAGAGTTTCCGTGCGACGGAATATAGTGAATACAAGGCTCAGCGTGATCGTATGCCGGATAATCTCCGTTCCCAGATTGATGGGGTTTTTGCACTCTTTCAAGCTGCTGGAATCCAGATTCTTTCCCAGGAGGGATATGAAGCGGATGATCTCATTGGTTCTATTGTGACGGAACGATCAAATGGATGGACAGATTACCAGTTCGTGATTATTTCTTCCGATAAGGATCTCTGCCAGTTTGTACAGGATGGTCATGTACATATCTATGATGCGATGAAACAGAAATTCATGAAGGAGAAGGATGTGACCGAGAAATTCGGAGTTCCAACTTCTCAGGTTCGTGATTATCTTGCGATTGTAGGGGATAGTTCAGATAATATTCCTGGAATTGCTGGATTCGGTCCGAAAAAGGCGACTGATCTTCTCCAGAAATATGGAACGCTTGAATGAATATACGAGAATATGGGAGATCTCACTCCGAAAATGCAGGAGATTCTTCGTGATCAGAAGGAAAATGCGTTTCTCTCACAAAAGCTCGCGACTATTATTCGAGATATCAAGATTACACTCAAGCTTACAGAGGCCGATACTCTTGTTTCGCATGTTTCTCGTAGTTCATATATAGAGCTTCTTCAGGAATACCAATTCCGTTCACTTCTGCCTCGTGGACAAGAAATAGTCCAAAAAGTTCTCACGAAGAAAGAAGCTAATGTTATTAAGAATCTTGCTGACATTGAGAAATTACAAAATCTTCTAGGGCAAAAAGAGGTGTGTACACTTGCAATCGATGGCGATATTCTCGGGATTTCTCTCGATGGGGAAATATATACGATTGATTCACATGTTGTGGATATTGTTGATTTCATCACCTGGCTTCTCGGGAGTGAAGTGGAAATTCGCGGATACAATCTCAAGGAAGAATACAAGAAACTCCTTTCCATACAAAAACCCCTCCAAAGGGTTTCGGAGGGGCAAAGGAAGTTGTTTTAA
- a CDS encoding NUDIX hydrolase codes for MEKLIQSLREHASRFPEEQDSANRIIQFLQKNQEKSFHNQHWDDGHITASMFIVNREFTKVLLIFHKKLQKWLQFGGHSDDSSDVLGTAIREFHEESGITEEPDIFQYSESQSFPIFDIDIHNIPADAKGRPDHKHYDIRFLGIISDSVVMHRQEDETDDMRWFDIDGIEEYLEEEGTIRMIAKVRKLQE; via the coding sequence ATGGAAAAGTTAATACAGTCACTTCGCGAACATGCTTCTCGATTTCCAGAGGAGCAGGATTCTGCAAATAGAATAATCCAATTTCTCCAGAAAAACCAAGAAAAGTCTTTCCATAATCAGCATTGGGATGATGGTCATATTACTGCATCTATGTTCATTGTGAATAGGGAATTCACGAAAGTGCTTCTGATTTTTCATAAGAAACTTCAGAAATGGCTCCAATTCGGTGGGCATAGTGATGATTCTTCGGATGTTCTCGGAACTGCTATTCGTGAGTTCCATGAAGAATCGGGAATCACAGAAGAACCTGATATTTTCCAGTATTCTGAGTCGCAATCTTTCCCAATATTCGATATAGATATTCATAATATTCCAGCTGATGCCAAGTGACGACCTGATCATAAACACTACGATATTCGTTTTCTTGGGATTATTTCTGATTCGGTTGTTATGCATCGTCAGGAAGATGAGACTGATGATATGCGGTGGTTCGATATCGATGGAATAGAAGAATATCTTGAAGAAGAAGGAACTATTCGTATGATTGCAAAGGTTCGGAAACTCCAAGAATAA
- the tmk gene encoding dTMP kinase: MYIVLEGIVGSGKSTQVKKLVEFFRSKYPDKNVIQVREPGSTPIAEDIRHLAQKKEWKSEQMHPLTNAYLYAAARAQTLQTVVKPALEKGDIVISDRSFLSSLAQQGYTQGLGIEKVFDINREAIDGVLPDIVFYLDISSETALSRIFDEHGDKWERMGKEFFESIILGYEQCEKLEIMKNRFIRINASGDEEEVFGRILEKLTMNN, translated from the coding sequence ATGTATATCGTACTTGAAGGCATTGTTGGTTCTGGTAAATCCACTCAAGTAAAGAAACTCGTGGAATTTTTTCGTTCAAAATATCCTGATAAAAATGTAATTCAAGTTCGAGAACCCGGATCAACTCCTATTGCTGAGGATATTCGTCACCTCGCTCAGAAAAAAGAATGGAAAAGTGAACAGATGCATCCTCTCACGAATGCTTATCTCTATGCAGCTGCGCGTGCACAGACACTTCAGACGGTTGTGAAACCAGCACTGGAAAAATGAGATATTGTCATCTCTGACAGATCATTTCTCTCTTCACTCGCACAACAATGATACACTCAGTGACTCGGAATCGAAAAAGTTTTTGATATCAATAGAGAGGCAATAGATTGAGTACTTCCTGATATCGTTTTCTATCTGGATATTAGTTCTGAGACGGCACTTTCTCGGATATTCGATGAGCATGGTGACAAATGGGAGCGGATGGGAAAGGAGTTCTTTGAGTCCATTATTCTCGGGTATGAACAGTGTGAAAAGTTGGAAATAATGAAAAATCGATTCATTCGTATCAATGCAAGTGGAGATGAGGAAGAAGTTTTCTGAAGAATACTAGAGAAATTAACAATGAACAATTAA
- a CDS encoding dihydrofolate reductase — MKIIAILAMDESLLIGKSNGLPWHIPEDLKRFREFTTGEIVMMGKNTYFSLPEKVRPLPNRRNIVITRELIDGVECYSGIEECIEILKKEKVGKVYLIGGASLYNQFFEKGLANTVELTLIDGVHEGDIFVKEWRQNFSEVKSENFEQGKFITYEKK; from the coding sequence ATGAAAATAATCGCTATTCTGGCTATGGATGAATCTCTTCTTATCGGGAAGAGTAATGGACTTCCATGGCACATTCCCGAGGATCTCAAGCGCTTCCGAGAGTTCACCACTGGGGAGATTGTTATGATGGGAAAGAATACCTATTTTTCTCTTCCAGAAAAAGTGCGTCCACTTCCGAATCGTCGAAATATCGTTATTACTCGCGAATTAATTGATGGGGTGGAGTGTTATTCGGGCATTGAAGAATGTATTGAAATTCTGAAAAAGGAAAAAGTATGAAAAGTATACCTCATCGGTTGAGCATCATTGTATAATCAATTTTTCGAAAAGTGACTGGCTAATACGGTGGAGCTTACTCTTATTGATGGTGTACATGAAGGAGATATTTTTGTGAAAGAATGGAGACAGAATTTTTCTGAAGTGAAGAGCGAGAATTTCGAGCAAGGGAAGTTTATTACTTATGAGAAAAAGTAG
- a CDS encoding DMT family transporter — MILLYAFFVLTFLNAFKDIAIKKGLKDVSAGAMTGLTAFVMILISLPALLYTGIPEHMELSFLWVVAGGGIFYYFGKFFNFTALSLGDISLIAPMKGLVTISVILSSFLLLGESVTWAGGMGIFLIFFGTYFLAIEKTHTHIFAPIQALWKNPGSKIYLIAVFFYGFTVTFDRMGVQGSNIWLWTLAMNSIMFVMSIPDIYRERKTLLGHIGKFWKVLSMILFLHAFIYVSQMWIVSQVIAPYTSGFKAASSLFAVMFGGWFFQEKDLLKRFIAALIILSGVLFMGFFG; from the coding sequence ATGATCCTCCTCTACGCCTTTTTCGTTCTCACATTTCTGAATGCTTTCAAGGATATTGCCATAAAGAAATGACTCAAAGATGTCAGTGCTGGGGCGATGACGGGTTTGACAGCTTTTGTGATGATACTCATTAGTCTGCCAGCACTTCTTTATACAGGAATTCCTGAACACATGGAGCTTTCTTTTCTCTGGGTTGTGGCATGAGGTGGGATTTTCTATTATTTCGGGAAGTTTTTCAACTTCACAGCACTTTCTCTCGGAGATATTTCCCTCATTGCTCCGATGAAGTGACTTGTGACGATTTCTGTCATACTTTCGAGTTTTCTTCTTCTCGGAGAAAGTGTTACTTGGGCTGGTGGAATGGGGATTTTCCTCATTTTCTTCGGTACCTATTTTCTCGCTATAGAGAAGACACATACACATATATTTGCTCCGATTCAAGCGCTCTGGAAAAATCCAGGATCAAAAATTTATCTGATTGCCGTGTTCTTCTATGGTTTCACTGTCACGTTCGATCGTATGTGAGTACAGGGAAGCAATATCTGGCTCTGGACTCTCGCGATGAATAGTATCATGTTCGTCATGAGTATTCCAGATATATATCGCGAAAGGAAAACTCTTCTCTGACATATAGGGAAGTTCTGGAAAGTTCTTTCTATGATTCTTTTTCTCCATGCATTCATCTATGTTTCTCAGATGTGGATCGTCTCGCAGGTGATAGCACCATATACGAGCGGATTCAAGGCTGCTTCTTCACTTTTTGCTGTCATGTTTGGTGGATGGTTTTTCCAGGAGAAAGATCTTCTGAAACGATTTATCGCTGCTCTGATTATTCTCTCGGGAGTTCTGTTTATGGGATTCTTCGGATAA
- the thyA gene encoding thymidylate synthase has protein sequence MSNHPEKQYLDLARRILDEGIRNVDRANGDVSYSLFGAQCRYDLSKGFPLLTTKKVYWKGVVTELIWFLTGQSNIRFLVENNVHIWDDYPFYIYNGKAKKGELPAMTKEEFIQKILEDADFAETHGNLKNIYGEAWRRWPTKDPERTIDQIKFVLRELTEDPDARNAIVTAWNPEFMYTMAKPEEANKFPICHAMFQFSIKDGKLSCQLYQRSADLFLGVPFNIASYALLTHILAKLLGVGVGDFVHTFGDVHIYETHVEQTREQLAREPKDFPMLTISDSLVDVDYITHDMIILENYDPHPPIKAAMAVVGGMVGRDEEN, from the coding sequence ATGTCTAATCATCCAGAAAAACAGTATCTCGATCTTGCTCGTCGCATCCTCGACGAAGGAATCAGAAATGTTGACCGTGCCAATGGTGACGTGTCATACAGTCTTTTCGGTGCACAGTGTCGATATGATCTCTCAAAGGGATTTCCACTTCTCACAACGAAGAAAGTCTACTGGAAGTGAGTTGTCACTGAACTTATCTGGTTCCTCACAGGGCAATCCAATATTCGTTTCTTGGTCGAGAATAATGTCCATATCTGGGATGATTATCCATTCTATATCTACAATGGAAAAGCGAAAAAAGGAGAACTTCCAGCAATGACCAAAGAAGAGTTCATCCAGAAAATCCTAGAAGATGCAGATTTCGCAGAGACTCATGGGAATCTCAAGAATATCTATGGAGAGGCTTGGAGACGTTGGCCGACGAAGGATCCAGAGCGAACGATTGATCAGATTAAGTTCGTCCTTCGTGAGCTCACAGAAGATCCAGATGCGCGCAATGCTATTGTCACGGCGTGGAATCCAGAATTCATGTACACTATGGCAAAACCTGAGGAAGCAAATAAGTTTCCTATCTGTCATGCGATGTTCCAGTTTTCTATCAAGGATGGGAAGCTCTCATGTCAGCTTTACCAGCGTTCAGCTGATCTCTTTCTGGGAGTTCCTTTTAATATAGCCTCATATGCACTTCTTACTCATATTCTCGCCAAACTTCTCGGAGTTGGAGTAGGGGATTTTGTTCATACATTTGGTGATGTACATATCTATGAGACACATGTGGAACAGACACGAGAGCAACTTGCTCGTGAACCAAAGGATTTTCCAATGCTCACTATCAGTGATTCGCTTGTGGATGTTGATTATATCACTCATGATATGATAATCCTCGAAAACTATGATCCGCATCCACCGATTAAGGCTGCGATGGCAGTGGTTGGAGGAATGGTAGGGAGGGATGAAGAGAATTAA
- a CDS encoding sulfite exporter TauE/SafE family protein, which yields MSEELKIFIIFLIGLFSAYFGSFSSGGVSVLGVGLLTTMGITPQMASITYKLGKIGDVLGGIYIFHKSGNIPTRFLWIGGMVSIVGSFLGTYLIFAIPNWIIYAVSGTSMIILTIASLIKKVGFHANPHVSKRREYLYYCGLFCLNIFGNCFIAGSGVWYYFNNTFVIKLPALMAKGLATAMSVFWFIGSFIAILVRGQYDIPVAVSFGLGMFIGGYFGAKHIVKIGNHTLRNLLLFSIIIFAFYFLYLAYNSYQ from the coding sequence ATGTCCGAAGAACTCAAGATTTTCATCATTTTCCTCATCTGACTCTTTTCTGCCTATTTCGGGAGTTTTTCTTCTGGATGAGTCTCAGTTCTTGGAGTAGGACTCCTGACAACTATGGGTATCACTCCACAGATGGCAAGTATCACTTATAAGCTTGGAAAAATCGGTGATGTACTTGGTTGAATATACATTTTTCATAAGAGTGGCAATATCCCAACACGATTTCTTTGGATTGGATGAATGGTTTCGATAGTTGGAAGTTTTCTTGGAACCTATCTGATTTTCGCAATCCCAAACTGGATTATTTATGCGGTTTCTGGAACAAGCATGATAATTCTTACTATTGCTTCTCTTATCAAGAAGGTCTGATTTCATGCTAATCCTCATGTTTCCAAAAGGCGTGAATATCTCTATTATTGTGGACTTTTCTGTCTGAATATTTTCGGAAATTGTTTCATAGCAGGATCAGGAGTGTGGTATTATTTCAATAATACTTTTGTCATCAAACTTCCTGCACTGATGGCCAAATGACTCGCAACCGCTATGAGTGTTTTTTGGTTTATTGGGAGTTTCATAGCTATTCTCGTTCGAGGACAATATGATATTCCTGTTGCAGTTTCATTCGGTCTTGGGATGTTTATCGGAGGGTATTTCTGAGCGAAACATATTGTGAAAATTGGGAACCATACTCTCCGAAATCTTCTCTTATTTTCGATTATAATTTTTGCTTTCTATTTCCTCTACCTTGCATATAATTCGTACCAATAA